The following coding sequences lie in one Lolium perenne isolate Kyuss_39 chromosome 2, Kyuss_2.0, whole genome shotgun sequence genomic window:
- the LOC127336259 gene encoding uncharacterized protein, translated as MASSSVLLGAAGAAVLTGTSAGKAVPRPSFLAARPRTVTGGRLCLQTPPRASPEYNKAADATEDAIEGAKGVAAELKKGVAEAAAAVSGDTDKAVEATEEGTSEAAAKATDLGEQVKGAAEEAWDGAKDAAKGVTDKVAAEAKAAAKE; from the exons ATGGCTTCTTCTTCCGTGCTGCTCGGAGCCGCAGGTGCCGCCGTGCTCACCGGCACTTCCGCCGGCAAGGCCGTTCCACGGCCATCCTTCCTGGCTGCTCGTCCCCGCACCGTGACCGGTGGCCGCCTCTGCCTGCAGACCCCACCCAGAGCGTCTCCG GAGTACAACAAGGCTGCGGATGCCACTGAGGACGCCATCGAGGGCGCGAAGGGGGTGGCCGCGGAGCTGAAGAAGGGCGTGgcagaggcggcggcggctgtCTCGGGCGACACGGACAAGGCCGTGGAGGCGACCGAGGAGGGCACCAGCGAGGCGGCGGCTAAGGCCACGGACCTCGGCGAGCAGGTAAAGGGGGCGGCTGAGGAGGCATGGGACGGCGCCAAGGACGCCGCCAAGGGTGTCACCGACAAGGTCGCCGCCGAGGCCAAAGCCGCGGCCAAAGAGTAG